A genomic stretch from Juglans microcarpa x Juglans regia isolate MS1-56 chromosome 3S, Jm3101_v1.0, whole genome shotgun sequence includes:
- the LOC121257343 gene encoding probable signal peptidase complex subunit 1: MDWQGQKLAEQLMQILLLAFAVVAFATGYISGSFQMMVLIYAGGVVLTTLVTVPNWPFFNRHPLKWLDPSEADKHPKPQEAVSAKKKPAKK, translated from the coding sequence ATGGATTGGCAAGGGCAAAAGCTAGCGGAGCAGCTGATGCAGATATTGCTCTTGGCATTCGCTGTGGTGGCGTTCGCCACTGGCTATATATCGGGATCGTTCCAGATGATGGTCCTAATCTACGCTGGCGGTGTGGTTCTGACCACATTGGTGACGGTCCCTAATTGGCCTTTCTTCAATCGCCACCCTCTCAAGTGGTTGGACCCCAGCGAGGCTGACAAGCATCCGAAGCCGCAGGAGGCCGTGAGTGCCAAGAAGAAACCCGCTAAGAAATAG
- the LOC121257344 gene encoding 60S ribosomal protein L17-2-like produces MIRVLYFTPYKKDSALRFLASLCLEQTKQVESSAEAAASSPSPSAAMVKYSREPDNPTKSCKARGKDLRVHFKNTRETAFAIRKLPLTKAKRYLEDVLAHKQAIPFRRFCRGVGRTAQAKNRHSNGQGRWPVKSAKFILDLLKNAESNAEVKGLDVDSLYVSHVQVNQAQKQRRRTYRAHGRINPYMSSPCHIELILSEKEEPVKKEPETQLATSKSKKSQALRSGASS; encoded by the exons ATGATTAGGGTTTTATACTTCACCCCCTATAAAAAGGATTCCGCCCTCCGTTTCCTCGCCTCCCTCTGCTTAGAACAAACTAAGCAAGTGGAATCCTCAGCCGAGGCAGCAGCATCGTCCCCATCCCCTTCAGCGGCCATG GTGAAGTATTCCAGAGAGCCCGACAACCCCACCAAGT CCTGCAAGGCCAGGGGTAAGGACCTTAGGGTTCATTTCAAG AACACAAGGGAGACAGCTTTTGCAATCAGAAAGTTGCCATTGACCAAGGCTAAGAGGTATTTGGAGGATGTTCTGGCCCACAAACAAGCAATCCCCTTCCGACGCTTCTGTCGTGGTGTTGGACGGACTGCCCAAGCGAAGAATAGGCATTCAAATGGACAAGGGCGCTGGCCTGTGAAGTCTGCTAAATTCATCCTAGATTTGCTCAAGAATGCCGAGAGTAATGCTGAA GTTAAGGGTTTGGATGTGGATTCTCTCTATGTATCTCACGTTCAGGTGAACCAAGCTCAAAAGCAAAGGCGTCGTACCTACCGAGCTCATGGAAGGATCAATC CCTATATGTCATCACCCTGCCATATCGAGTTGATCTTGTCCGAAAAGGAAGAACCTGTGAAGAAAGAG CCCGAGACCCAGTTGGCAACTAGCAAGTCTAAGAAGTCTCAAGCTCTACGCAGTGGTGCTTCGTCTTGA